One Rhodothermus bifroesti DNA window includes the following coding sequences:
- a CDS encoding lysophospholipid acyltransferase family protein produces MSVFRSVQAWGRLLGRLPKLLYIALRYTIATNRQARRLPSEAQPLFRAQRQQEGCRFLCRIMGLEVDASNAALPTGTPGLLVANHLGALDPIVLATCWPVAFVGKAELRRWPLIGWLCRSYGVLFVARERRTQSAHFVQQVRARLQAGVPVLVFPEGTTSRGDAVQPFKTGAFEAVAGMPQSWVLPVSLCIQEVDGKPASGRERQWLAWHAQVSFVRHLSRWLRLRRARLQVRVGRPISTLHKTRKQLAQEAFEVVQGLYEAMLKATVDTAGPMQKIPASTAKQSASAAVSESSSSERWGNS; encoded by the coding sequence ATGAGTGTATTCCGAAGCGTGCAGGCATGGGGGCGACTTTTAGGGCGCCTGCCGAAGCTGCTCTATATTGCGCTGCGCTATACCATAGCGACCAATCGGCAAGCGCGGCGCTTGCCATCGGAGGCTCAGCCGTTGTTTCGGGCGCAGCGGCAGCAGGAAGGATGCCGCTTTTTGTGCCGGATCATGGGGTTGGAGGTGGACGCCTCCAATGCGGCACTGCCGACGGGTACGCCCGGACTTTTGGTGGCCAATCACTTGGGCGCCTTAGATCCAATTGTTCTGGCTACGTGCTGGCCAGTAGCGTTTGTCGGCAAGGCAGAGCTGAGGCGGTGGCCATTGATTGGTTGGCTTTGCCGTAGCTACGGTGTGTTGTTTGTCGCCCGTGAGCGCCGGACGCAATCAGCCCATTTTGTGCAACAAGTGCGGGCGCGGTTGCAGGCCGGAGTGCCCGTGTTGGTTTTCCCAGAGGGAACTACCAGCAGGGGGGATGCGGTGCAGCCGTTTAAAACGGGCGCATTTGAGGCGGTTGCCGGTATGCCTCAAAGTTGGGTTTTACCGGTAAGCCTTTGCATCCAGGAAGTCGACGGCAAACCGGCTTCAGGCAGGGAACGCCAATGGCTAGCTTGGCATGCGCAGGTGTCGTTTGTGCGGCATTTAAGTCGTTGGCTGCGCCTTCGTCGGGCTCGGCTCCAGGTGCGCGTAGGTCGGCCTATTTCTACCCTTCATAAAACGCGTAAACAGCTGGCACAGGAAGCCTTTGAAGTGGTACAAGGATTGTATGAGGCAATGCTTAAGGCAACGGTTGATACAGCTGGGCCGATGCAAAAAATTCCTGCTTCAACGGCGAAACAATCCGCTTCAGCTGCGGTCTCTGAAAGCAGTTCATCCGAACGTTGGGGTAATAGCTAA
- a CDS encoding Do family serine endopeptidase, protein MASRAGRRILWIVSALGLLLVGLLGGGLWTTWRMQRYQVPAEPVRIVERVQLGGGETVGAVTLPGRNGAQITVDPVVLNQVFREVAQRVTPAVVYIEVRVGRAGGEKWLRQMDPNQEPFFQEFTPRQSVGSGVLVSRDGYIVTNYHVVQNAAEILVTLADKRQYQGRLIGFDRSTDLAVLKITPRSGETFPVVAFGNSDELQVGEWVLAIGNPFRLTSTVTAGIVSALGRQVNIIEDFFRVEDFIQTDAAINPGNSGGALVNLRGELVGINTAIATESGAYEGYGFAVPVNLVARVVEDLIAYGEVQRGYLGVSIQEIDARQARLLGLPGVQGVLITEVRKGSAADQAGLQSGDVVLAVNGRAVNAPNELQSVVARYRPGDRIDLEVWRNAQRLHLQAQLMGRETSAYQEWFSELTQQAPALPESPQEPAPDSVFNLENWGLGLRDLSDQEYKTFKVNSGVYIAYVARGSVADEAGLPRDVVILQIEGFEVAALEDVLALLEEFEATEAVLFRVKKRDGTIAFYEVLVPEPISVQR, encoded by the coding sequence ATGGCCAGTAGGGCAGGTCGGCGTATTCTTTGGATCGTCAGCGCCTTGGGGTTGCTGCTTGTGGGACTATTGGGTGGAGGGTTATGGACTACATGGCGCATGCAGCGCTATCAAGTTCCGGCTGAGCCGGTCCGCATCGTGGAGCGTGTGCAGCTGGGAGGCGGTGAGACGGTAGGTGCGGTGACGTTGCCAGGGCGAAACGGTGCGCAGATAACCGTAGATCCCGTGGTGCTCAATCAGGTGTTTCGAGAGGTAGCCCAGCGCGTAACGCCTGCGGTGGTCTACATCGAAGTGCGCGTTGGGCGCGCTGGAGGAGAAAAGTGGTTACGGCAAATGGATCCGAATCAGGAGCCATTTTTCCAGGAGTTTACACCACGCCAAAGCGTAGGCAGTGGCGTACTGGTTAGCCGGGATGGATACATTGTGACCAACTATCATGTAGTCCAGAACGCTGCGGAAATTCTGGTCACCCTAGCCGACAAGCGACAATATCAGGGCCGGTTGATCGGATTTGATCGCTCCACAGACCTGGCAGTACTAAAGATCACGCCACGCTCAGGCGAAACTTTTCCGGTTGTTGCTTTTGGAAATTCAGACGAGCTGCAAGTGGGCGAATGGGTGCTGGCCATCGGTAATCCGTTTCGGCTGACCTCTACAGTCACGGCAGGGATTGTGAGTGCGCTGGGGCGACAGGTGAACATTATCGAAGATTTTTTCCGCGTAGAAGATTTTATCCAGACCGACGCCGCGATTAATCCAGGCAATTCAGGAGGGGCATTGGTCAATCTACGCGGCGAGCTGGTCGGTATCAACACAGCTATTGCTACCGAAAGTGGGGCCTATGAAGGTTACGGCTTTGCCGTGCCGGTTAATCTGGTAGCCCGTGTTGTGGAAGATCTGATTGCCTATGGGGAAGTGCAGCGTGGCTATTTAGGCGTATCGATTCAGGAAATCGATGCGCGCCAGGCGCGTCTTCTGGGATTGCCCGGCGTGCAGGGCGTGTTGATTACCGAAGTGCGCAAAGGCAGTGCAGCCGACCAGGCCGGATTGCAAAGTGGTGATGTGGTACTAGCTGTCAATGGGCGCGCGGTCAACGCACCCAATGAGCTGCAAAGCGTGGTGGCACGCTATCGTCCAGGAGATCGGATTGATTTAGAAGTGTGGCGTAATGCGCAGCGCCTGCATTTGCAGGCCCAGCTTATGGGCAGAGAGACCTCGGCCTATCAAGAGTGGTTCAGCGAGCTGACCCAGCAGGCTCCAGCGCTTCCGGAATCACCTCAAGAGCCAGCACCTGACAGTGTGTTTAACTTGGAAAACTGGGGCTTGGGACTGCGCGATCTGAGTGATCAGGAGTATAAGACCTTTAAGGTGAACTCGGGCGTTTATATAGCTTACGTAGCTCGGGGTAGTGTGGCTGATGAAGCAGGTTTGCCACGTGATGTGGTGATCCTGCAAATCGAAGGTTTTGAGGTTGCTGCACTGGAGGATGTGCTGGCTTTGCTCGAAGAATTCGAGGCGACCGAAGCCGTACTCTTTCGGGTAAAGAAACGCGATGGTACGATTGCCTTTTACGAGGTGCTTGTACCCGAACCTATATCGGTTCAGCGCTAA
- the aroC gene encoding chorismate synthase: MLRYLTAGESHGEALIGIVEGMPAGVPLTAEVINEQLARRWQGYGRGGRAKIEEDRVHIYSGVRFSKTIGSPIALRIDNAAYHKDRAHWPEVMATEGSGEGIEKITLPRPGHADLVGAQKYGFDDLRPVIDRASARETAMRVACCTIARQLLRQFGIQIGSHVLRIGQVGYERSEDWQARVSALLSEGAEALYRAADQSPVRMLDPELTERAIEHIQETKKQGDSLGGIYEVIVTGVPPGLGSYVHWDRRLDGLLAQAILSIQAQKAVEIGDGVAAASLPGSQVHDPIVFENGVFRRRSNHAGGLEGGVTTGMPIVVRGYMKPIPTLIKPLDTVDIATKEAQPTRYERSDVTSVPAASVVAEAVVAFVIANAFLEKFGGDSLEEIHHRYEQEVTCRSSNALHKV; this comes from the coding sequence ATGCTGCGCTATCTGACAGCCGGTGAGTCGCACGGCGAAGCATTGATCGGTATTGTGGAAGGCATGCCCGCGGGCGTGCCGTTAACAGCTGAGGTAATCAACGAACAACTGGCCCGCCGATGGCAAGGTTATGGACGGGGAGGACGGGCGAAGATCGAAGAAGACCGGGTACACATTTATTCTGGGGTTCGTTTTTCAAAGACGATTGGTAGCCCTATTGCACTGCGCATCGATAACGCGGCCTATCATAAAGACCGGGCCCATTGGCCTGAGGTAATGGCTACCGAGGGAAGTGGCGAAGGCATCGAAAAGATCACGCTGCCGCGCCCAGGGCATGCCGATTTGGTCGGCGCGCAAAAATACGGGTTTGACGACCTAAGGCCTGTGATCGACCGTGCCAGTGCACGGGAGACGGCTATGCGGGTTGCCTGCTGCACGATAGCGCGGCAGTTGCTACGCCAGTTTGGCATCCAGATTGGCAGTCACGTGTTGCGTATCGGCCAAGTAGGCTATGAGCGTTCTGAGGATTGGCAGGCGCGCGTTTCAGCGCTTTTGTCCGAAGGTGCTGAGGCGCTCTACCGTGCAGCCGATCAAAGCCCGGTGCGCATGCTGGATCCAGAACTGACGGAGCGCGCCATTGAACATATCCAGGAAACCAAAAAGCAGGGAGACTCGCTGGGAGGTATTTATGAGGTCATCGTTACTGGTGTGCCGCCGGGGTTAGGTTCCTACGTGCACTGGGATCGGCGGCTGGACGGGTTACTGGCGCAGGCCATTCTTTCGATTCAGGCCCAAAAAGCCGTGGAAATTGGCGATGGGGTGGCTGCTGCATCGCTGCCAGGCTCTCAAGTGCACGATCCCATTGTCTTTGAAAACGGTGTGTTTCGGCGCCGCTCAAACCATGCTGGTGGCCTCGAAGGAGGCGTGACAACCGGCATGCCGATCGTGGTGCGCGGTTACATGAAACCTATTCCTACGCTCATTAAGCCGCTGGATACCGTCGATATCGCGACCAAGGAAGCGCAGCCGACGCGCTACGAGCGTAGCGACGTGACGAGTGTGCCGGCAGCTTCGGTAGTGGCCGAAGCAGTGGTGGCTTTTGTAATTGCGAATGCCTTTTTAGAAAAGTTCGGTGGCGACAGCCTCGAAGAAATCCACCATCGCTACGAACAAGAAGTGACCTGTCGGTCGTCTAACGCCCTGCATAAAGTCTAA